The Shewanella zhangzhouensis genome has a window encoding:
- a CDS encoding acyl-CoA dehydrogenase encodes MARVQFDWQDPLNFNSLLTEEERMIRDMVHEYAQDKLMARVLMANREEHFDREIMNELGELGLLGATLPEEYGCANANYVSYGLVAREIERVDSGYRSAMSVQSSLVMHPIYTYGTEAQRRKYLPKLASGEWVGCFGLTEPDVGSDPAGMKTRAERIDGGYRITGAKMWITNSPIADVFVVWAKLDGAIRGFVLEKGMKGLSAPKIEGKFSLRASITGEIVMDNVEVGEDALLPNVEGLKGPFGCLNKARYGIAWGALGAAEFCWHAARQYGLDRIQFNRPLAANQLYQKKLADMQTEITTGLFACLQAGRLMDADALPVEAISLIKRNSCGKALDIARIARDMHGGNGISDEFHVIRHVMNLEAVNTYEGTHDIHALILGRAQTYLQAFC; translated from the coding sequence ATGGCCCGCGTGCAATTTGACTGGCAAGACCCGCTGAACTTCAACTCCCTGCTGACCGAAGAAGAGCGGATGATCCGCGACATGGTACACGAGTACGCCCAGGATAAATTGATGGCGCGGGTGCTGATGGCGAACCGTGAAGAACACTTCGACCGCGAAATCATGAACGAGCTGGGCGAGCTGGGTCTGCTTGGTGCGACGCTTCCTGAAGAATACGGCTGCGCCAATGCCAACTACGTGAGCTACGGGCTGGTGGCCCGTGAAATCGAGCGGGTCGACAGCGGTTATCGTTCGGCCATGAGCGTGCAGTCATCCCTGGTGATGCATCCCATCTACACCTATGGCACCGAAGCACAGCGGCGCAAGTACCTGCCCAAGCTCGCCAGCGGCGAGTGGGTGGGCTGCTTTGGTCTGACCGAGCCGGATGTGGGCTCAGATCCCGCCGGCATGAAGACCCGCGCCGAGCGTATCGACGGCGGTTATCGCATTACCGGTGCCAAGATGTGGATCACCAATTCACCCATTGCCGATGTGTTTGTGGTGTGGGCCAAGCTCGATGGTGCCATTCGCGGCTTCGTGCTCGAAAAGGGCATGAAGGGCCTGTCGGCGCCCAAGATTGAAGGCAAGTTCTCCCTGCGCGCCTCCATCACAGGTGAAATCGTGATGGACAATGTGGAAGTGGGTGAAGATGCGCTGCTGCCCAATGTTGAAGGCCTCAAGGGACCATTCGGCTGCCTTAACAAGGCACGTTACGGCATAGCCTGGGGCGCACTTGGTGCCGCTGAATTCTGCTGGCATGCGGCCCGTCAGTATGGTCTGGACCGTATTCAGTTCAACCGGCCGCTGGCGGCCAATCAGCTGTATCAGAAGAAACTGGCCGATATGCAAACCGAAATTACCACGGGCCTGTTTGCCTGCCTGCAGGCTGGCCGCCTGATGGACGCCGATGCCCTGCCGGTAGAGGCTATCTCACTGATTAAACGCAACTCCTGTGGCAAGGCGCTGGACATTGCCCGCATCGCCCGCGATATGCACGGCGGCAATGGCATCAGCGACGAATTCCATGTTATCCGCCATGTGATGAACCTCGAGGCGGTGAACACCTACGAGGGTACCCACGACATCCATGCCCTGATCCTGGGCCGTGCCCAGACCTATCTGCAGGCATTTTGCTGA
- a CDS encoding LysR family transcriptional regulator yields the protein MNLKALNYFVAVLERGSISAAAKHCYIAQPSISAAIAALESELGVQLFARHGKGVSATEAGMRLYPLAKRLLNESKAIQSLFSKPETQVPFRLGLIRSLGVARMSMLLKDFTAACPDMDLTLVEPSEECDGRIITTADLTPNESFQAMWHDTYLLAIPPALSLALKSSIRLEDLQGQPFIHRAPCEALTSLQQLLDMEGIKMQVRARIQTIEYAVGLVAAGLGIALVPAIPALLDQQDIVFRPLADIDLKRTVGLALPLGHPPTPQQRQLAALCRQCH from the coding sequence ATGAACCTTAAGGCATTGAATTACTTCGTCGCAGTCTTGGAGAGAGGCAGTATCAGCGCCGCGGCCAAGCACTGCTACATAGCACAACCCTCGATTTCGGCGGCCATTGCCGCGCTGGAGTCTGAGCTCGGGGTGCAGCTCTTTGCCCGCCACGGTAAGGGCGTTTCAGCCACAGAGGCGGGCATGCGCTTGTACCCCCTCGCCAAGCGGCTCCTGAACGAATCCAAAGCCATCCAGTCGCTGTTTTCCAAGCCTGAAACCCAGGTGCCGTTCAGACTGGGGCTCATCCGCTCCCTGGGCGTGGCCCGAATGAGTATGCTGCTCAAAGACTTTACGGCCGCCTGCCCGGACATGGACCTGACCCTGGTGGAACCCAGTGAAGAGTGCGATGGCCGCATCATCACCACCGCCGACTTGACCCCCAATGAAAGCTTTCAGGCCATGTGGCACGACACCTATTTGCTGGCAATCCCCCCGGCACTGAGTCTGGCGCTGAAAAGCAGCATCCGGCTCGAAGATTTGCAGGGGCAGCCCTTTATTCACAGGGCGCCCTGTGAGGCACTCACCAGCTTGCAGCAACTTTTGGATATGGAAGGAATAAAGATGCAGGTACGGGCCCGTATTCAGACCATAGAATATGCGGTGGGATTGGTGGCTGCTGGATTGGGCATTGCCCTGGTACCTGCCATTCCGGCACTGCTGGACCAGCAGGACATAGTATTCCGGCCGCTGGCAGACATAGATCTTAAACGTACCGTGGGCCTTGCCCTGCCTCTGGGGCACCCACCCACGCCTCAGCAACGGCAACTGGCCGCCCTTTGCCGGCAATGTCACTAG
- a CDS encoding dehydrogenase E1 component subunit alpha/beta yields the protein MEDRAIAVERQFIEALESGRIEAFLEHTQGWDHRRLGLSDADFVGIFESQLKSRLLDLESRRMRARNEGFYTIGSSGHEGNAAIAAVLNTSDMALLHYRSGAFMVERSRHKASETVLWDMMLSFAASCEDPISGGRHKVLGSKSLNIPPQTSTIASHLPKAVGVALSIPLTERLGVEGALPPDAIAMCNFGDASANHASAQTAINAACWAAFQNIPMPLMFVCEDNGIGISTPTPKGWIGANFSQRPGLKYFCCDGLDLLDTYKVAKEAAHWCRSHRQPVFLHVRTVRLMGHAGSDAEIAYLPKGKILENEALDPLLRSAAMLIEAGVLSAEQILAMYQELKDRIAAIARVAATRPKLKTAVDAMASVVPPKLANPRAVKTLGYDAFASLFAADKQSLGKPVHMGKLINLTLTELMASNDNIVICGEDVGKKGGVYHVTSRLVERFGPSRVINTLLDETSILGLATGMAHNGLLPIPEIQFLAYVHNAEDQIRGEAATLPFFSNGQYTNPMVIRIAGLAYQKGFGGHFHNDNSFTVFRDIPGLILACPSNGADAQGMLRECVRLAREEQRLVIFLEPIALYMTRDLHEAGDSLWAAEYVPERVAKPLPFGEPGRFGEGKDLCIISYGNGYYLSRQAEKELAKAGIDCTVVDLRYLAPLNEAAICDIAANCRHVLVVDECRRSGSVSEAIVTALHERLGDDCPPVARLNAEDCFIPLADAATLPLPGKDSIVDCALKLVQGKDAGTDNGTDSDAGMVIGLEASA from the coding sequence ATGGAAGACAGGGCTATTGCCGTTGAACGGCAGTTTATCGAAGCATTGGAGAGCGGCCGCATCGAGGCCTTTCTCGAACACACCCAGGGCTGGGATCATCGCCGCCTCGGGCTCAGTGATGCCGACTTTGTGGGGATTTTCGAGTCCCAGCTAAAGAGTCGTCTACTTGATTTGGAGTCGCGCCGTATGCGGGCGCGCAATGAAGGCTTTTATACCATCGGCTCTTCGGGCCACGAGGGTAACGCCGCCATTGCCGCTGTGCTCAATACCAGCGACATGGCATTGTTGCATTACCGCAGTGGCGCCTTTATGGTGGAGCGCAGTCGCCATAAGGCGAGTGAGACCGTGCTGTGGGACATGATGCTCTCGTTTGCGGCCTCATGCGAAGACCCCATATCCGGCGGCCGCCATAAGGTGCTGGGCAGCAAGTCACTGAATATTCCGCCGCAAACCTCCACCATTGCCTCCCATCTGCCCAAGGCAGTTGGGGTGGCCTTGAGTATTCCCCTCACCGAGCGTCTGGGTGTTGAAGGGGCTTTGCCCCCTGATGCCATCGCCATGTGTAACTTTGGCGATGCCTCGGCCAACCACGCCAGCGCCCAGACCGCCATCAATGCGGCCTGCTGGGCGGCGTTTCAGAATATTCCCATGCCGCTGATGTTTGTCTGTGAAGACAACGGCATAGGCATTTCTACCCCCACACCCAAGGGCTGGATTGGCGCCAATTTCAGCCAAAGGCCCGGGCTTAAGTATTTTTGCTGCGATGGTTTGGATTTGCTCGACACCTACAAGGTGGCCAAAGAAGCGGCCCATTGGTGTCGCAGCCATCGCCAGCCGGTGTTTTTGCATGTGCGCACAGTGCGCCTGATGGGGCATGCCGGCAGTGATGCCGAAATTGCTTACCTGCCCAAGGGGAAAATCCTTGAAAACGAAGCCCTGGACCCCTTGCTTCGCAGCGCCGCCATGCTGATAGAAGCAGGCGTACTGAGCGCAGAGCAAATCCTCGCAATGTATCAGGAGCTAAAAGACAGGATTGCTGCGATTGCCAGAGTGGCTGCCACTCGCCCCAAGCTGAAAACTGCGGTTGATGCCATGGCGAGCGTGGTACCACCGAAGCTTGCCAATCCCCGTGCAGTGAAGACGTTGGGATATGACGCTTTTGCGAGTCTCTTTGCCGCCGACAAGCAGTCGCTGGGCAAACCCGTGCACATGGGTAAGCTGATTAACCTGACCCTCACCGAGCTGATGGCGAGCAACGACAATATCGTTATCTGCGGCGAAGATGTGGGCAAAAAGGGCGGTGTGTACCATGTGACCTCGCGCCTGGTGGAGCGCTTTGGCCCCAGCCGGGTTATCAACACCCTGTTGGATGAAACCTCCATTTTGGGCCTCGCCACCGGTATGGCCCACAACGGCTTGCTGCCCATCCCCGAAATCCAGTTTCTGGCCTATGTGCATAATGCCGAAGACCAAATTCGCGGTGAGGCGGCCACCTTGCCGTTCTTCTCCAATGGCCAGTACACCAATCCCATGGTGATCCGCATTGCGGGTCTGGCTTACCAGAAGGGCTTTGGTGGTCACTTCCACAACGACAACTCCTTCACCGTGTTTCGCGATATTCCCGGGCTTATCCTCGCTTGCCCATCCAATGGTGCAGATGCCCAGGGCATGCTGCGGGAGTGTGTGCGCCTTGCACGTGAAGAGCAGCGACTGGTGATATTCCTTGAGCCCATCGCACTTTACATGACCCGCGACCTGCATGAGGCCGGCGATAGCCTGTGGGCGGCGGAATATGTGCCCGAGCGTGTTGCCAAGCCGCTGCCCTTTGGCGAGCCCGGCCGCTTCGGTGAAGGTAAGGATCTGTGCATTATTAGCTATGGCAATGGTTACTACTTAAGCCGTCAGGCCGAGAAGGAGCTTGCGAAGGCGGGCATCGATTGCACCGTGGTTGATCTTCGCTATCTCGCGCCGCTCAACGAAGCCGCCATTTGTGATATCGCCGCCAACTGCCGCCATGTACTGGTGGTGGATGAGTGTCGCCGCTCGGGCTCAGTCTCTGAGGCCATAGTCACGGCGCTGCACGAACGGCTTGGCGATGATTGCCCTCCCGTGGCACGGCTCAACGCCGAAGACTGCTTTATTCCGCTGGCGGATGCTGCCACCTTGCCGCTGCCGGGTAAAGACAGCATAGTCGATTGCGCACTCAAGTTGGTGCAGGGCAAAGATGCTGGCACTGATAATGGCACTGACAGTGATGCAGGCATGGTGATTGGACTGGAGGCATCGGCATGA
- a CDS encoding MipA/OmpV family protein produces MKSSFFGFLLSVILLSPGMVMAQCDDTTDCIEKNSWDLGIAFGYGQRTNPLKDYEDIPIYVLPTIAYYGDNWFFDNGAIGYTLTEQERFTVNLITGFSSDRAFFYRWDPSNIFLAGTSRGFRESELNGITSFATLDTIGELESRNFTYLGGIETYIYNRFGTLRLALLHDLLNVHQGTEGQIKWNYHWGHKDLSVDFAVFFDWKSQEVVNYYYGVRPSESAYWHEHYRTENGWNRGLELTARYSLTPAWELLMTARYTQLADTITQSPLLDEDDSYAYLIGAAYRF; encoded by the coding sequence ATGAAGTCATCCTTTTTTGGTTTTTTACTCAGCGTCATACTCCTGTCACCCGGCATGGTGATGGCTCAGTGCGACGACACCACGGACTGCATTGAAAAAAACAGCTGGGATCTGGGCATTGCCTTTGGCTATGGCCAAAGAACCAATCCGCTCAAGGATTACGAAGACATCCCCATCTATGTGCTGCCCACCATCGCCTATTATGGCGACAACTGGTTTTTTGATAATGGCGCCATAGGTTACACCCTGACGGAACAAGAGCGCTTTACTGTCAATCTGATCACCGGCTTTTCCAGTGACAGGGCATTTTTCTATCGCTGGGATCCGTCCAACATCTTCCTGGCCGGTACCTCCCGTGGGTTCAGAGAGTCTGAGCTGAACGGCATCACCAGTTTTGCAACCCTGGACACCATAGGCGAACTCGAGTCCCGCAACTTTACCTACCTCGGCGGTATTGAGACCTATATCTACAACCGTTTTGGCACCTTAAGGCTGGCGCTGCTCCATGACCTGCTGAATGTGCACCAGGGCACAGAAGGTCAAATCAAGTGGAACTACCATTGGGGTCATAAAGACTTAAGTGTTGATTTTGCGGTGTTCTTTGACTGGAAAAGTCAGGAAGTCGTTAACTATTACTATGGCGTACGCCCATCGGAAAGTGCATACTGGCATGAGCATTACCGCACAGAAAACGGCTGGAATCGGGGGCTTGAGCTCACTGCCCGCTACAGCCTAACACCTGCATGGGAACTCCTGATGACGGCTCGCTACACCCAACTCGCCGATACCATAACGCAAAGCCCTCTATTGGACGAAGACGACAGCTACGCCTACCTCATTGGCGCTGCCTATAGGTTCTGA
- a CDS encoding DUF4136 domain-containing protein has product MLRTLILTLALLSLAACQSGPKTDYDPNTNFAAMKHFALQTPEQTNDPLSSERIAMAVTQTLMAKGMSQSDTPDFRVTWVFQTGTKPPSSGLSIGLGTGSWGHSGGVSVGTSVGLPLGGEKQYQQIQIDILTASGDRLLWRGSDNFEFSDGGEDKAEATQKTVAKILAAFPPTPR; this is encoded by the coding sequence ATGTTGAGAACCCTTATCCTGACACTCGCCCTGTTATCGCTTGCGGCATGCCAGAGCGGCCCGAAAACCGATTACGACCCCAACACCAATTTTGCGGCAATGAAACACTTTGCCCTGCAAACCCCGGAACAAACCAATGACCCCCTGAGTTCAGAGCGTATCGCCATGGCGGTGACACAAACCCTGATGGCCAAAGGCATGAGCCAGAGCGATACCCCGGATTTCAGAGTGACCTGGGTGTTTCAAACCGGCACCAAGCCACCGAGCTCTGGTTTGTCCATTGGGCTTGGCACCGGCTCCTGGGGGCATTCGGGGGGCGTCAGTGTAGGTACCAGCGTTGGTCTGCCCCTTGGTGGTGAGAAACAATATCAACAGATTCAAATTGATATATTGACGGCCAGCGGCGATCGCCTGTTGTGGCGTGGCAGCGACAACTTTGAATTCAGCGATGGCGGTGAAGACAAAGCCGAGGCCACCCAAAAAACCGTAGCCAAGATACTGGCCGCCTTTCCGCCCACGCCAAGGTAA
- a CDS encoding winged helix-turn-helix domain-containing protein, protein MTTQVPHRVLLVEDDVRLANLIVDYLKANGMHVELERRGDTVLTRLLNYKPDIILLDIMLPGMDGLTLIEKLPDYFAGPILLMSALGSNEDQIKGLELGADDYVVKPVDPALLVARINNLLRRHSAPPKQESHCLNFGKLSIDPHTQTIRLNDQQVDLTSHEFELLWLLASQAGQVLSRQYIYQYLLNIDFDGKDRKIDVRISRLRKKLDDNLETPFRIKTVWGQGYLFAPEAWAS, encoded by the coding sequence ATGACGACTCAAGTACCACACCGAGTATTGCTGGTTGAAGACGATGTGCGTCTGGCAAACCTTATCGTGGATTACCTGAAAGCCAACGGTATGCATGTGGAGCTGGAGCGCCGCGGCGATACAGTACTGACCCGCCTGCTCAACTACAAACCCGATATCATTCTGCTGGACATCATGTTGCCCGGCATGGACGGCCTGACACTGATTGAAAAGCTGCCCGACTACTTTGCCGGCCCTATCCTGCTGATGAGCGCACTGGGCTCCAATGAAGATCAAATCAAGGGGCTGGAACTTGGCGCAGACGACTATGTGGTTAAACCGGTCGACCCGGCGCTGCTGGTAGCCCGAATCAACAACCTGTTACGCCGCCACAGCGCGCCGCCAAAGCAGGAAAGCCATTGTCTAAATTTTGGCAAGCTCAGCATAGATCCCCACACCCAAACCATACGCCTGAACGACCAGCAGGTGGACCTGACCAGTCATGAATTCGAACTGCTGTGGTTGCTTGCCTCTCAGGCCGGTCAGGTACTGAGTCGCCAGTATATTTATCAGTACCTGCTCAATATCGATTTCGATGGCAAGGACCGTAAAATCGATGTGCGCATCTCGCGCCTGCGTAAAAAGCTCGACGACAACCTGGAAACCCCGTTCCGAATTAAGACCGTCTGGGGTCAGGGGTATCTGTTTGCACCCGAGGCCTGGGCAAGTTAA
- a CDS encoding DUF1289 domain-containing protein, giving the protein MEQLVFFEIPSPCINVCQSDNRGYCLGCFRSRDERFHWQNLNDAQKTEVIRLCRDRKRRRAYALHKARLEALNAERASANGRLALEDEQANDNNDTELDLGHFSLD; this is encoded by the coding sequence ATGGAACAGTTAGTCTTTTTCGAAATTCCCAGCCCCTGTATCAACGTGTGTCAGAGTGACAACCGTGGCTATTGCCTGGGCTGCTTTCGCAGTCGTGACGAACGCTTCCACTGGCAAAATTTGAATGACGCCCAAAAGACTGAAGTGATTCGCCTTTGTCGTGACCGCAAGCGCCGCCGTGCCTATGCCCTGCACAAGGCCAGGCTGGAGGCCCTGAATGCCGAGCGCGCCTCTGCCAATGGGCGTCTGGCGCTGGAAGATGAGCAGGCAAACGATAACAATGATACCGAACTGGATCTTGGCCATTTCAGTCTGGACTGA
- a CDS encoding sensor histidine kinase, with protein sequence MKRLFVSLYLLLSLSILGIGWTLDSLWYHNVDDSAAEDAPFLALASLLSEMPEAERAKHLAKFEEDKTLPLSLLSASQVALSNNESLSSGRVFTIALDDDKEMRLVRVGEQVLMAGPMEIDPRENLRGLFTLFFYGLLAGVALLWVWPLSRDIRILREATEAFGRAKWDTRIALSKRSQVKSLADTFNEMARHISALIENQQHLTNAVSHEIRTPLARLKFALALLPGYCGKDNDDEKLTQFLADMQLDIKEMEQLLSELLTYASLEAPKEGLKFETSNLSALTRQVAQRLQSLSQVPIELHLPEKDVQVPADPSLIERALQNLITNAIRFAHTRIGIELVRADNEWRLSVEDDGEGIPLADQGKIFEPFYRVSSSQNGNKGHGLGLAIIKRIMQRHKGKVSLESEPGKTRFTLHMRARS encoded by the coding sequence GTGAAACGCCTCTTCGTCAGCCTTTATCTGCTGCTGAGTCTGTCCATTCTGGGCATTGGCTGGACCCTGGATAGCCTCTGGTACCACAATGTGGACGACTCCGCCGCAGAAGACGCGCCCTTTCTGGCACTGGCCAGCCTGCTGTCTGAAATGCCCGAAGCCGAGCGGGCAAAACACCTCGCCAAATTCGAAGAAGACAAGACACTGCCCCTGTCACTCCTGAGTGCCAGCCAGGTGGCCCTCTCCAACAACGAATCCCTGAGCAGCGGCCGAGTGTTTACCATTGCCCTCGATGACGATAAGGAAATGCGTCTGGTACGGGTGGGTGAACAGGTGCTGATGGCAGGCCCCATGGAGATTGATCCCAGAGAAAACCTGCGCGGGCTCTTTACGCTGTTTTTCTATGGACTGCTGGCCGGTGTCGCCCTGCTGTGGGTGTGGCCACTGTCGCGGGATATCCGCATACTGCGGGAAGCCACTGAAGCCTTTGGCCGGGCAAAATGGGATACCCGTATCGCCCTGTCGAAGCGCTCTCAGGTAAAAAGCCTGGCCGATACCTTCAATGAGATGGCGCGCCATATCAGCGCCCTGATTGAAAACCAGCAGCACCTGACCAATGCCGTATCCCACGAAATCCGCACCCCGCTGGCCCGGCTCAAGTTTGCCCTGGCGCTGCTGCCGGGTTATTGCGGCAAAGACAATGACGACGAAAAGCTCACCCAATTTCTTGCTGATATGCAGTTGGATATCAAGGAGATGGAACAGCTGCTCTCAGAGCTCTTGACCTATGCCAGCCTGGAAGCCCCCAAGGAAGGGCTGAAGTTTGAAACCAGCAACCTCAGCGCCCTCACCCGCCAGGTGGCGCAGCGACTGCAAAGTTTAAGTCAGGTGCCCATCGAGCTGCATTTGCCGGAAAAGGATGTCCAGGTACCGGCGGACCCCTCCCTTATCGAGCGCGCCCTGCAGAATCTCATCACCAATGCCATCCGGTTTGCCCACACCCGCATTGGTATCGAGCTGGTACGGGCCGACAATGAATGGCGCCTGTCGGTAGAGGACGATGGTGAAGGGATCCCGCTTGCGGATCAGGGCAAGATTTTTGAGCCCTTTTATCGGGTGAGCAGCAGCCAGAACGGCAACAAGGGACACGGGTTGGGACTGGCCATCATCAAGCGCATTATGCAGCGCCATAAGGGCAAAGTAAGCCTTGAGAGTGAACCGGGGAAAACCCGCTTTACTCTGCATATGCGAGCACGCAGTTAG
- a CDS encoding DUF3019 domain-containing protein, with protein MPLKTCRRLLLLPLISLLGLPAAKADDTSNSFEVTPSLCLSDKENGRCDIRVTLTWYAENPICIEVDLPDLPRWCIRDDSQDSLTLDISTDKDLHFVMRDEKSNQPLADAVLKVKPLSEPQTRRRFRNPWSIF; from the coding sequence ATGCCGTTGAAGACCTGTCGTCGACTGTTGCTGCTGCCTTTGATAAGCCTGCTGGGACTCCCTGCGGCCAAGGCCGACGACACGTCCAATTCTTTCGAAGTGACCCCCAGTCTTTGCCTCAGCGACAAGGAAAACGGCCGCTGTGATATTCGGGTAACCCTAACCTGGTATGCCGAAAACCCCATATGTATTGAGGTAGATTTACCCGACTTGCCCCGTTGGTGTATACGCGATGATTCCCAGGACTCACTGACCCTGGATATCAGTACCGATAAGGACCTGCATTTCGTGATGCGGGATGAGAAGAGTAACCAACCGCTGGCCGATGCGGTGCTCAAGGTCAAACCCCTGAGTGAGCCACAGACCCGGCGCCGCTTTCGTAACCCGTGGAGTATTTTCTGA
- a CDS encoding AAA family ATPase → MQDIKDLTAVLRSNTPIVVIETYEEYRVIELLKRVAMTLYQPLFTWSVTSGLSRVDKDMGTQKFNTDPAELLGQIKSTQQQGIYVLCDFHPFVQDAPRNVRLLKEIALEYDALKHTLVLVSHAFEIPPEIRRYCAHFRLSLPSRNQLENLIVDEIDKVRRQGLPLVADESAIARLADNLRGVTFDDARRLIHKAIVDDGAITHDDVERVNQAKFRLMDMDGVLRYEYDTSSFSDIAGLHNLKEWLKARAPELSPQSSAPPPKGIMLLGVQGSGKSLAAKAVAGAWQRPLLRLDMAALYNKYIGETEKNLRQALELADLMAPCVLWVDEIEKGISGSSSDEGTSQRILGTLLTWMAERKSDVFLVATANDIQALPPELMRKGRMDEIFFVDLPDEEIRKAIFLIHCKKRGVDVTSMDLGLLSRASQGFSGAEIEQSVISAIYSAASRRQPVDQAIILEELSRTRPLSVVMREKIDSLRAWAKGRTVNAHLD, encoded by the coding sequence ATGCAGGATATCAAGGATTTAACAGCAGTACTCAGATCGAATACTCCCATAGTGGTGATTGAAACCTACGAAGAATATCGGGTTATCGAGTTGCTGAAACGGGTCGCCATGACCCTGTATCAGCCCCTGTTTACCTGGTCGGTCACCTCGGGCTTATCCCGGGTCGATAAAGACATGGGTACCCAAAAATTCAATACCGATCCCGCTGAGCTGCTCGGGCAAATCAAATCCACTCAACAACAGGGCATCTATGTGCTCTGTGATTTTCATCCCTTTGTGCAGGATGCGCCGCGCAATGTCCGGCTACTGAAAGAAATCGCACTCGAATACGATGCACTGAAGCACACCCTGGTACTGGTCAGTCATGCCTTTGAGATCCCGCCGGAAATCCGCCGCTACTGCGCCCATTTCCGCCTGTCTTTACCCAGTCGCAACCAGCTTGAAAATCTCATAGTGGATGAAATCGACAAGGTGCGCCGTCAGGGCTTGCCGCTGGTGGCTGATGAGTCTGCCATTGCCCGCCTGGCCGATAACCTGCGTGGCGTGACCTTTGATGACGCCCGCCGCCTTATTCATAAGGCCATAGTGGATGATGGCGCCATCACCCATGATGATGTGGAGCGGGTCAATCAGGCCAAGTTCCGCCTGATGGACATGGATGGGGTGCTGAGGTACGAGTACGACACCAGCAGTTTTTCCGACATTGCCGGCCTGCATAATCTTAAAGAGTGGCTCAAGGCCCGCGCCCCCGAACTCTCGCCCCAAAGCAGTGCGCCGCCCCCCAAAGGCATCATGCTGCTGGGTGTGCAGGGCAGTGGCAAGAGCCTGGCCGCCAAGGCCGTGGCCGGTGCCTGGCAGCGACCACTGCTGCGCCTCGATATGGCGGCGCTCTATAACAAATACATAGGGGAAACCGAGAAAAATCTGCGTCAGGCGCTGGAGTTGGCCGACCTGATGGCGCCCTGTGTGCTTTGGGTGGACGAAATTGAAAAGGGCATCAGCGGCAGCAGCAGTGACGAAGGCACCTCACAGCGGATTCTGGGCACCCTGTTGACCTGGATGGCAGAGCGTAAATCCGATGTGTTTTTGGTGGCCACCGCCAATGATATTCAGGCACTGCCCCCTGAGCTGATGCGAAAGGGACGCATGGATGAAATTTTCTTTGTCGACTTACCCGACGAGGAAATCCGTAAAGCCATCTTCCTTATTCACTGTAAAAAGCGGGGCGTCGATGTAACCAGCATGGATTTGGGACTCTTGTCCCGAGCCAGTCAGGGGTTCAGTGGCGCCGAAATTGAGCAGTCAGTGATTTCAGCTATCTACTCGGCGGCGAGTCGACGCCAGCCGGTGGATCAGGCCATTATCCTGGAAGAGCTGTCCCGCACCCGTCCTCTGTCTGTGGTGATGCGGGAGAAAATCGATAGCCTCAGGGCCTGGGCAAAGGGCCGCACAGTGAATGCCCATTTGGATTAG